GCAGTTGGACCCAAAGTCACACTGTCCTGGAACAAAAGCCACGGAGCTCCATGAGAGCTGCACACACAAGGTTCTCCCTTGTAAACATGCATGCAAACCCAAGATCCATTACACCTGCATGCTGGACATACAGACCCAAGCCCTTCACTGCCTCCAAGACAAACATACAGAGCAGGGCTCTCCAGAACAACCGTGGGCTGGCTCAcaaaggagctgctggagctcgGGCAGCTATTTCTACCTCAGAAATCCTCACCTGTTTGCAGAAATTTCCGACAAGGTTTCTTGGTTTGCTCCTCTTGCAGGATAGCGGCAGCATCTAGGGGAGACAACATAGGGTAAAGATTCTCTTGCACAGCAACACCCTGTCGTATCATGGTCCCAGACAGGTCAGCTGCCTAGTGGGAAGTCATTTTACATGACAACCATGAACTTAAGCCACAGACAAATTGACAGTTAGCAGTCCCTATCTGTACCGCTGGTTTCAGCTTTTCACTGGCTTGCAAATATCaccttctttgctttctgcttcatgttttctctcttcccattAGGGGAAAAGATGCATGACAGAGAAGCAAGGATGCTGCAGCACTTCTGTGCAGCAGAGAAAGACCAGGCAGACTCACAGAGCTCTCAAAAATCTCCGTGCAAGGCCTCACAGAACCCTGTGCCAAGTCTCAAGTGGACACCACTGAAATAGACCTTCACCTCCCAGAGATGTCCTGGGGAAAGCGAGCCCCAAAGACACAGCAGCTCCCATAGACTGTGGAAGAACTTGTACTGGCTGATACCAGGCCACAGAGTCTggagacaagaggaaatgaatCCCCTAATCAGAGATGGGATGAGGAATTTTATCAGTCAGAGGGAAATCAAGAGTTGCAGCCTGTTGAGAAGAAAAGTGCTAGGCAATCTGCCTCACCATCACTGACCCTGCTAGaactgggctgggctggggctctTGGTCCTCCACACCTGCGAGCTTTTCCAACTTCCACATATGGATAAACAGACAGCAGAGCCACCCAGAGCTCCACAGGGTACTCCTCACCTACCAAGCCAGGAGACAAACACAGCCTGCAACTCCTAGTCCTGAGGAACCGGAGGAACATACAGGCAATGTTTCACAATCAGTTTAACCCAAACTAAGTCTTTGCTACCGCAAAAATACACAGTCCTGCTCTCAGGACCCAGGACACACATTCCCACCATATTCCTCAGGCTGGTACTAAGACACATGTAATTGTGTGGCAAGCCAGGTCAGAGCGCTGAGCTGGGTGAGAGGAGTCCTCTTAAACCCGCAGAGGGCACAAagccttcctccagccccagaACTCCAATCCCTCCTCTGCCACAGCCCCAATTCATCTagccctcctcctctgctccctgccttggCTAAGATAGGTTTGGGCACACCATGCTTTGAGCTGCTCCCCCAACCCTCTCACCCAACTGGGATCTCCAGTCAAGCAGTTGCATCCTCAGCCTCTCCCATGGCCACACTGAGAATCAACACCTCCACCCAGTGCAGAGAACTGCCGCCAGCTTCCCGTTCACGCAACACGTGTGTACAGCCTGCCTTCCAGCCCGCTTTCTCCAtctacacacatacacacccatagtccttcctcctcacacatCAGAGATCAACTCTGGTTTGCCAAAGGCACCTAACTCACTCACTTTGTTCCCTCAGGTCTCCTGTCTCAGATTTGCCCATGATGCCAAGAGAGCTTTCTCTGCAACTCATGTTCTCAGAAACAACCTCCCTGTCTCTTCTACCTCATTTCAAGTCCCAGCTGACATCTAGAGTTTCCCCTTCCGACATCCAGAGAAATGAAGGCTTTGCACCTGAGACTGCTTGACAGCCAGAGTATCAAGCCTACAATGTACTGGCACGGACAATCTGAATATACATCATCACTGGTGATTTATTTTATCTATTCCACCACCACCTCATTCATCACCTCCCCAGTCCCAGAAAGGGAGTGGCAGACAGTCGGTCACACCCACCTCGGAATAAGTCGTACCAAACTCTCTTAGCCCGGAGATGCTGCACTCCATTGAGATGTTTCTTCCTGTTGTGAAGGTTGTCCTGAAAGGACCTGTCACAGTAATCACAGAAGTATCTTTTCCCCATCTCTCTTCTGGCAGAGCAGCATCAGCACGGCCTGGGAACCATCAGACAAATCCTCGGCACCCAGCCATGCCTGCCCTGGGGACAGAGGATCCAAGATTTACAGCACCTGCTTCCAAGGGAGAAGAATTCAAATCATTTAGGGTTGGCAGACAGAGAAAGAGGTGAGACCCAATAGTATATATTCTTGTCCATCAGAGAATGGTAAGGCAGCATGTACATGGGCGAACAGATCTGCATTTCTTAACTCCATTACCCAAAGCAACAACGTCTCTGCTGAAAGAATTCTCCTTCCCTGAGTGTGCTGGAGTTCAATGACACAAAGCAGAGACCCCAGAGAGCCAATGGCTCCCAGCCACCACCTGCACCAGGGAAGGTGCAGCAGAAACCATCCAATGTGAAACAGGAGCTAAAGGCCCATGCTGCAGCCTCCACCTGGGGCCCCAGGGCTTTAACCCCAGATCACTGACAACCTCCACAAGCTCCCAagcaagaggaaggaaattCCCCCGTGTCCATCCCTACAAGGTAAGGTAGAAACTCAGTGACTCCTCAAAGATGAAAAGAAGACCTAATCTCATCTACACTGCAAGGGGGAAGCTGAATTTCAAGCACTAAATTACATAACACTTCGTTCAGTTCACCTAACCACCTATTCACTCCTGTACATCAAGGACTGCTCTCCTCATCCTCCCCAGGCTACAGCAGCAAAATGTGCCTGCTTCACCGAGTACAGCACTTGCAATAACTAAGATCACAACAGCCTTACAGCCAGGAGGAAAGAACCCCCAACTCCATAGTCACTGGAGATGCCCAGTCCTTCTCCTACCACAGGGGAGAGGGGCTTATCACACCTGTATTTGTAGTCCACAGACTCTGCTGGGGAGTATCAAAAAGTAACAGGACAGCATTTGGTTGCTCTCATCTGTGCTGGACCTGGAGCAGCCCAGGCCCTGCTAGGGCAGGTGAATTTTAAGTACAGCCCTGTCTCTACATCAGCTGTCCTTGCCAGAGGTGCAACAGATACTCTGAAGGAGCTGTAAGTTCTCTCCTGAGTGAATATAAAGGTACCTGATAAATGCCGAAGATGGATGGACTGGGAGATAAACTCCAAAAGCAATTCTCCAGTTTTTGACACCTTGACAGccaaatgtgtttaaaaaatggcaTGGAGACCAGTGcaagaaataaagattttataaataaaacagggTCAGAATCAATCACAGCCTCCCTAACGATTCCTCAGAATcagcaggaagagcagcagcaacaggcaATCCCTCAGAGCTCAAGCACGCTGAGCTAAGGCAGTTCTGCCAAGCTCTCCTGCCAGCCATCCATCCTGGCACCTCATGAGCATCTGCGCCAAAcgcctttccttcccccactcGCGGGAACTCCTGCTTCAAAATCAAGCCCCTGCAAGTCTCTTGGGCCTCGCGCCACAAGTCAACGTAGTCTCCTCCATCCGCATCCAGTTGCATTCAACGAAAAGAtcttctgaggttttttttaatcagcttgCAAACGGTCACACTGAAGGTAGAATGTTCAGAGACACAACTGAACCTGAAATCTTTCTGTTTTAAGgtcccttccttcttctgcagGTGAAATGCCTTGTTGGGAGGTGGTGCTGATCAGCCGGCCATCTCTCCCTGATGCGACTGCAAACTGCTTCACCTGCAAATACAGTCAGACCTGGCTCCTACTTGGAAGGTGTAACTCAGCTCTGTAGGGCCTGAGGTCTGAAATTGTCCCACTCCAGCccaagaaaccaaaaccaagtgCTGCTTAACTAACATTAAGCCATAAtttcccccctcctttgctAGATCATCCCAGAGCTTTGCAGACAGCctggcagccagctctgctgcactgtGGTGGGGCTGCTGGCATCCAGAGGGAATGCTCTTACCCTCAGTGTCTGGCCCACTGGCAGGCTCTGCCGTGGCTCTTAAGTATGGAAAAATCCCCCTTCTGCATCTTATGCCATAGTCTCCCCAAGTTTCTGGTAACATAAGATCTTCCTGATtcagctgctggctcctgcacTCCATCTCTGCAGAAGTGGCTGCTGTGAACGGGGAAAACAAATGAGATTCTGCAGTGGTCCCACACAAGTTTCCACAGATCTCAGTGGGAATTCTGCCTGCagaagcccagcagcagccagccttTGAAATCGTATTTCaaacttttcctttcatcaCCCTGACGGCAATAATTGCAGCAGCTcattccccctccttccccagcaacGAGGGCAGAAAGCTCCCACAGATTTCAGGCAGCCAGATCCCACACCCCAGAGGTGCCGGCTCCCAGATTCTCCCAGCAATTTCCATTGCAGGGGATGAACggaataaagaaaagcaattagaGGAGCATCAGATTCTCCCAGAGATCGCCCCCTCCACAGATTTCCATCTTTTTAAGAATTCAATTGCTTGGATTATCTTGGCTGGATTCTGACAACTCTCTGCAGTATCGGTATCCACAGTGCTTTGCGCTGAACTAGTATGTAGGAATAAAAGCTGCTTCTGAGCAACACTGGCTAACCTATTTCCATTTTCCCAAATGGGCCAAACAGTAAACAAAGAGCATtattcagctgaaaacagagaTGTTTTCTAATTAAATCCATCTTAGTCATTATGAAATAAAGTAAATGTAGCTGCCTTATAAAGAACTGCTTCAGCTCAGCCATTTCCTCTTAACGTTTCTAGACCCTAATTTGCAATTGAATTCAGGCTAATAGACCCCTGGACCCACAGGCAGCCATAAACGATTTCAGACAGGCTTTGTACCAGCTTAAAAGTCTTTCTGCATAAATCCAAATACAAAAAATCCTTGGGCTTTGTCGTATCTTGATGCTTAAAAgtattaacaaaaaaatcctccacTGTAAGCCTCTTGGAGCAATGTTTTATAAGAAATAACATGTTCTAAGACACCTAGCAGGTGTCTCACTCATCCAGCTGAGGTGCTTGGTAAAACTCCAGGCAAGATCTCATGTGCACCATCCTATATTCTCCCTTCTCAAATTGCTGCCAAAACACTCCACATTGCGCTCTACTGGCTATGGATTTATGCAGGACTCACCGGGGGTTCTTTCACTGTCTCCCCTGCAATGTGGACAGAGGGAAGAAGGTGACCCAGAAACGGGCATGCAGCAGACTTGTTTTCGTCTGGGTGcaactgctttttctctgtgctgAACCCTGAGAATTGCTGCTGGGCCTTGACCTCAATTTCCTGCTTTCTTATAGCCCAGGCTTGGGGCCACTTCAGCCACTTTGGGTATGCAGACAGATGTGAAGTTAATTAAATCCAAGTGTCAAGCTTGTGATACTCAGCTGCCAATTTAAAAGTGCTCATATCTCTGTGGGAACACGTAAAACGCCAGCAGAGTCTGCCAGCACCTTCACAATGACAGAGGGACTGATTCCAATTTCCTTTATGCCCGGTGTAAATCCAGAGCCACCGGCTCAGTTCAGCATTAACGTCAACCTGACCGTTACACAAACCCATCCTAGTGGTAGCAGCTTATAGGCTGTTGGGGAGATTTGTCTTAGACACAATCCCTACCAGTTAACTTTGAAGAATAATAATTCATCTTTTCAGCAGGCCGGCCTGAGGGATAACACTACACTCAGGGCATGGGAATGCATTAGGCACCTTCCAGCCTCTGTACCAGCTTCCAGCACAAGCAGAGGTTTTGCCCTACCCCAGAGATCCCACAGCAGCTATATGCAGGGAACCAAACATAAATAAATTAAGAGAAATGACTACACAGCCAGGCTCTTCCTGAGCGGCTGAGACAAATCAAGTGACAGAGTGAGTGTGACTTGAGGATCTGTTCTGAAATTTAATGTAGATGCTCATTCTAACAACAATCCTGCCATGGGATGACTTCAAGATTACCCCACGCTGCTATGTCTGCCCTGCCTTTCCCAACTCAGACCCATCCCTCCTTCTCACCAGTGCTGGAGCCACGCTGGGATCCCTCTGCACTCCCTGAggttaaacagaaagaaatacatgGAGAAAGGGTGCAAATGGGCATGTTCCCACTTCAGCAATGGCATATGTGTCCACGTCACACCCCTCACGAGGCCTCTGGAGCGGCCGTCTGAGTGTCCTCTAGCTTTTAGGAGCTGCAGCATCCATCTCCCATTCAGACTACGCTGATGATGCTCGCCACCCTCCACAGCTGGCCCAAACAAGAAGAACGCCCCCAGCTTGCCCCCACCCTCCCCTAGGAGAAGAGGACATTGACACAAACCCCTGTCTCCTCTCTTTGCCTCTCCTCtgtcatagaatcacaaaatcataaAATGGCCTGGTCtggaaaggacccacaaggatcactgagtccaacacctgtccctgcacaggacaaacccaaattcacaccatgtctctgagggccttgtccaagtgcttcttgaatatcgccagactggtgccgtgatgcctccctggggagcctgacTCTGTACCTCTGACTGCTCATCCACTGAGCCAGGCAAAAGCACCTAAAACAAGTGAGAGCATTTGCCTTTCATGTCTTcctcattactttttttttttcaattttcacaTTATCATTTACTTAGACAACGCAGAAAATACCGCTTTACCCAGATGCCGAATCAAACATAACAGGTAAATAATCCAGTTGAACGGGTAATGATTACCAGTAGGTTAAAATCTGTCAACATAAACTACTGGGTTAAATTCTTTTGACCAGCAGAAACACTCTCAGCAACGACACACCGATGGTGTCTCCCGCCCCTCAGCAAGGCCCGCCGGCCCCAGGCCCCTCCTGCAGCCGGGGACGGGCTCACCCAACGCGCCTTGCTTTGCTGGAGCTGAAATGAGGACTCCAGCCCAGCGGCCTGCGCTAACTCTGCTGATTTTAcctcaaaaaacccaagaaaacaaCACCCCGGTAACACTCACCTCGGGCCTAGGCCGGGAGGAGCCTACATCTCCCAGCATGCCCCGCGGTGGACGGGGCATCCGCCTACATCTCCCGGCaggccccgcgccgccccgccagCGCATGCGCAGAGCGCGGGGGCAAGATGGCGCTGCTGCGGCAGGCGTACAGCGCGCTGTTCCGCCGCACCTCCACCTTCGCCCTCACCATCGTCCTGGGCGCCGTCTTCTTCGAGCGCGCCTTCGACCAGGGCGCCGACGCCATCTTCGAGCACCTCAACGAGGGGGTAAGGGAGCGCGGCGACGCGACGCGGGTCCACCCGGGTGTAGGCCCGGCCCTGAAGGTCAGGCCGGTCCCGcctgggcccggccccggggcgagCGCCTAGAGCTCGTCCCTGCGGCTGCGGCGGGCGCTCCTCCGGCCGAATCGCGACCTTGGGCTCCCCGAGGAGGCCCCGAGCGCTGAGGCCGCTTTTCAGCGCTGCCCTGCGGCAGCTGCCTCGGTGCGGAGGCTTCGCTGGTGTCGCGGTGCTGGGTGGGCTCGGGGCTTCGGCAGGTCCTTGGCTCTCCTGGCTGCGAATGCCTCAAAGAGAGTGAGATGCAGGAAGGTTAAAATGGCTTGAGCTTGATTTGGGCTCCGTAGGCCTGTAGTCCTCTGCACTTTACCACCTACCCATGGCAGAGGGAGGGGATGAGGCCGGCGACTGTGCAGCACTGCGAGGGGTGGCTGGGACATAGAActgtagaatcattaaggttggaaaagatctctaaggtcatcgagtccaactgccgACCCAATGCCCCAGGTcttctaaaccatgtccccaagtgccatgtttatgtgttttctgaacacctccagggatggtgactccccc
The genomic region above belongs to Phalacrocorax aristotelis chromosome 15, bGulAri2.1, whole genome shotgun sequence and contains:
- the UQCR10 gene encoding cytochrome b-c1 complex subunit 9 translates to MALLRQAYSALFRRTSTFALTIVLGAVFFERAFDQGADAIFEHLNEGKLWKHIKHKYELSED